Proteins from a genomic interval of Methanoculleus sp. 7T:
- a CDS encoding metal-dependent hydrolase, whose translation MFLLCHLAAGIALGILISGVVGGRRAVVAACALCAVLPDLIDKPLGYIILSGSVGYGRIYTHTLLFLILALAVGIILLWAFRSPVVLAGAIGVASHQFLDTMWVYPRNWLYPFRGPFYGGAESRDLWSLLMAELSEPSEWILFAALLIAALLLLNTEVRTALFERIGPLLEKIRLPLGGALMILAGIMVLSGVFSLHLLPTGLEKPLDLVLCGLVLGGAGIVIVQIHTL comes from the coding sequence GGTCGGGGGGAGACGTGCCGTCGTTGCCGCATGCGCCCTCTGCGCTGTCCTCCCCGACCTCATCGACAAACCTCTGGGGTATATCATACTCTCGGGTTCGGTCGGCTATGGCAGGATATACACGCACACCCTCCTCTTCCTCATCCTCGCCCTTGCTGTCGGCATTATCCTGCTCTGGGCGTTCAGGTCTCCGGTCGTCCTTGCAGGTGCGATCGGCGTCGCGTCCCACCAGTTTCTCGATACAATGTGGGTCTATCCGAGAAACTGGCTCTACCCCTTCCGCGGCCCATTTTATGGAGGAGCGGAGAGCCGTGATCTCTGGTCCCTCCTCATGGCCGAACTCTCCGAACCGTCAGAGTGGATCCTCTTTGCGGCGCTCCTTATCGCCGCTCTTCTCCTCCTGAATACAGAGGTCAGGACCGCACTCTTTGAACGGATCGGCCCTCTTCTTGAAAAGATCAGGTTGCCCCTGGGAGGGGCGCTCATGATCCTTGCCGGCATCATGGTCCTTTCAGGAGTCTTCTCCCTGCACCTGCTACCGACCGGCCTTGAAAAGCCCCTTGATCTCGTCCTCTGCGGCCTTGTCCTGGGCGGCGCCGGCATCGTGATTGTGCAAATCCACACTCTTC